In a single window of the Balneolaceae bacterium genome:
- a CDS encoding MgtC/SapB family protein has protein sequence MDIQLQIIWNLLAALGVGVLIGIERGWSGREHDEGDRIAGIRTFSLVGLLGGIWAELSNQMNEWVLAAVILSLGALVVTSYIIEYKTKEEKDLGITTEVALLLTFGLGAWATLGYHFLVLGIAVVVMVILNLKPILHRWLRMIEVKEIYAGLKLLIISVVLLPLLPNQGYGPWDALNPYWIWWMVVLISGLSFIGYIFIKYKGERLGTLLTSVTGGIASSTAVTLSLAQFSRQQKKIGSHIFIAGVLVASSIMFVRVAIEVVIVNSSLLHPLWIPLVVMLVLTAGGGIWLWKRHSNILSDKPTIELKNPLNFFTALQFGILLGVIMLLATALEQWYGDQGIYLLALISGLMDVDAITLSLSRMALNGTSEKVVTLGIILSVISNTLVKAGLFVFWVGFKKSKPLIWAVLLISVAGIASMLPFL, from the coding sequence ATGGATATTCAGCTGCAAATAATCTGGAATCTGCTTGCAGCTCTTGGTGTTGGGGTACTCATTGGTATAGAACGTGGTTGGAGCGGACGCGAACACGATGAGGGCGATCGTATTGCGGGAATTCGAACATTCAGCCTCGTAGGATTGCTGGGGGGGATCTGGGCTGAATTATCGAACCAAATGAACGAATGGGTATTAGCCGCCGTAATACTTTCCCTTGGTGCCCTCGTTGTCACTTCCTATATCATCGAATATAAAACTAAGGAGGAAAAAGATCTCGGCATAACCACCGAAGTGGCGCTTTTGCTTACTTTTGGTTTAGGTGCTTGGGCAACCCTTGGATATCATTTTTTGGTCTTGGGAATAGCGGTTGTGGTAATGGTGATTCTGAATTTGAAGCCCATTTTACACCGATGGCTGCGAATGATCGAAGTCAAGGAAATTTATGCCGGACTTAAGCTTTTGATTATTTCGGTCGTTTTGCTGCCCTTGCTGCCCAATCAGGGATATGGACCCTGGGATGCACTCAATCCCTACTGGATTTGGTGGATGGTCGTGCTTATATCGGGATTGTCGTTCATCGGCTACATTTTCATCAAATACAAGGGAGAACGATTGGGTACGCTTCTCACATCAGTTACTGGCGGAATTGCCTCTTCTACAGCCGTTACCTTAAGCCTGGCACAGTTTTCTCGTCAACAAAAAAAAATAGGCAGCCATATTTTTATTGCCGGCGTACTTGTTGCCTCTTCCATCATGTTCGTTCGGGTAGCAATCGAAGTAGTGATCGTCAATTCCAGCTTACTGCATCCCCTGTGGATACCCTTGGTTGTTATGCTGGTTTTAACAGCAGGCGGGGGAATATGGCTTTGGAAAAGGCATAGCAATATTTTATCTGACAAGCCCACCATAGAGCTTAAGAATCCGCTTAATTTTTTTACTGCGCTACAATTCGGCATACTGTTGGGAGTCATCATGCTGCTTGCCACCGCGCTGGAACAGTGGTACGGCGATCAGGGTATCTATCTGCTTGCTCTAATTTCAGGACTGATGGATGTGGATGCGATTACACTATCGCTGTCTCGCATGGCTTTAAATGGAACGAGCGAAAAGGTTGTCACATTGGGAATTATCCTTTCTGTTATTTCGAATACCCTGGTAAAGGCGGGACTTTTCGTCTTCTGGGTCGGCTTTAAGAAGAGCAAGCCTCTTATATGGGCAGTACTTCTAATCTCTGTCGCCGGAATTGCCAGTATGTTACCCTTTCTTTGA
- a CDS encoding GDCCVxC domain-containing (seleno)protein has protein sequence MNSSKDIKSVSVITCPECGHTSREEMPSDSCRYFWECPGCGELLKPREGDCCVFCSFGDTPCPPVQKDGSCC, from the coding sequence ATGAATTCTTCCAAGGATATTAAGTCTGTCTCTGTTATCACCTGTCCCGAATGCGGGCATACCTCACGTGAGGAAATGCCCTCCGACAGCTGCAGGTATTTTTGGGAGTGCCCGGGCTGCGGAGAGCTGCTGAAGCCGAGGGAGGGAGACTGCTGCGTGTTCTGTTCCTTCGGCGACACCCCTTGTCCTCCCGTGCAGAAGGACGGTTCCTGCTGCTGA
- a CDS encoding DUF2231 domain-containing protein: MELIPEWAPNIHPMLVHFPIAVLLLAVVADLLSFFLPDRWWDPVKTTVLYTVGAVSGIITYYTGTLAAHSVFLPAGAQSVLTEHADWAWWTVWFFGLYALLRIGLHGYRRFDGKPVRIMLFLLALPGVFMLYETGDHGAKMVFGYGAGTGSLLEQETGREAATTDSLTIAGASTFTLSENGGWSWEIGPNGVSTLLNRFRWLQGGADDLRPAVVSNGDNHLLRLDPTSSPVFFVTRDSVQDVQVDYWLDFSGFDGQISLVTHVRDAGNYDFVTLDTDGTISQGRVSDGSREVLAEESYDASGMLFIRTVGNGTHFRGYIDREMVVHGHGDAPETGSVGMRLDGRGTVLLDRIIVTALDG, translated from the coding sequence ATGGAATTGATACCGGAATGGGCCCCCAATATTCACCCGATGCTCGTGCATTTCCCCATTGCCGTGCTTCTTCTGGCGGTGGTGGCGGACCTGCTGAGTTTCTTCCTGCCGGACCGTTGGTGGGACCCCGTCAAGACCACCGTGCTGTACACCGTCGGTGCCGTCAGCGGCATCATAACCTATTATACCGGCACCCTGGCAGCCCACAGCGTCTTCCTTCCGGCTGGCGCCCAGTCGGTGCTCACCGAGCACGCGGACTGGGCATGGTGGACCGTCTGGTTTTTCGGGCTCTATGCGCTGCTGCGCATCGGCCTGCACGGGTATCGCAGGTTCGACGGAAAGCCTGTGCGTATTATGCTCTTTTTGCTTGCCCTCCCCGGCGTGTTCATGCTGTATGAGACGGGTGATCACGGTGCGAAGATGGTCTTCGGTTACGGTGCCGGTACCGGCTCGCTGCTCGAGCAGGAAACGGGGCGCGAGGCCGCAACGACCGACAGTCTGACGATCGCGGGAGCATCCACGTTCACGCTCTCGGAAAACGGGGGGTGGTCCTGGGAGATCGGTCCCAATGGCGTAAGCACTCTGCTGAACCGGTTCCGATGGCTGCAGGGAGGGGCGGATGACCTGCGGCCGGCCGTGGTGAGCAACGGGGACAACCACCTCCTTCGGCTCGATCCCACGTCGTCCCCTGTATTCTTTGTCACCCGCGACTCCGTGCAGGACGTCCAGGTGGACTACTGGCTCGATTTCTCCGGGTTTGATGGGCAGATTTCGCTGGTCACCCACGTGAGGGACGCCGGAAATTACGATTTTGTCACCCTTGACACGGACGGCACCATCTCACAGGGACGCGTAAGCGACGGCAGCAGGGAGGTATTAGCCGAAGAGTCGTATGACGCATCGGGCATGCTTTTCATTCGGACCGTGGGCAACGGCACCCATTTCAGGGGATACATCGACCGCGAGATGGTGGTGCACGGGCACGGCGACGCTCCGGAAACGGGCAGCGTGGGCATGCGGCTGGACGGCCGGGGGACGGTCCTGTTGGACCGAATCATCGTAACAGCTCTTGACGGATAG
- a CDS encoding copper resistance protein B produces the protein MIKHVSAFLISVLFIAVTGTSTFAQKAPEFSNDLMMDDKTYVYLIAEKLEYRSVSGANPLMWEVQGYVGKDLNKFWFKSHGEAVTTESEAEMEFQGLYSRAIGPYFDVQAGIRYDLAYEGGANKSRGFAVLGLQGMAPYFFHIDGGMFVSEDGDISVSLEAEYDLLLTQRLIGQPIFETSIALQDIPEWGIGSGFNDIGLGFRLRYEFAREFAPYIGINWERKLGKTADMTRADGGHVSSFSAVGGLRLWF, from the coding sequence ATGATTAAACACGTATCGGCATTCCTTATCAGTGTTCTTTTTATTGCAGTCACGGGCACTTCTACATTTGCACAGAAGGCACCGGAGTTCAGCAACGACCTGATGATGGACGACAAAACCTACGTCTACCTGATTGCCGAAAAACTGGAATACCGAAGCGTCAGTGGCGCGAATCCATTAATGTGGGAGGTGCAAGGCTATGTGGGCAAGGATCTGAACAAGTTCTGGTTCAAGTCTCACGGCGAAGCGGTAACCACGGAGAGCGAAGCCGAAATGGAGTTCCAGGGATTGTACAGTCGAGCCATTGGCCCGTATTTCGATGTTCAGGCCGGCATTCGGTATGACCTGGCTTATGAGGGCGGAGCTAATAAATCTCGTGGCTTTGCAGTTCTGGGCCTGCAAGGGATGGCGCCCTACTTTTTTCACATCGATGGCGGCATGTTTGTAAGTGAGGATGGTGATATTTCCGTCTCGTTGGAAGCAGAATACGACCTGCTGCTTACCCAGCGGCTCATTGGCCAGCCCATATTCGAAACCAGCATCGCTCTGCAGGATATTCCGGAGTGGGGCATTGGATCCGGGTTCAATGATATCGGACTAGGCTTCCGGCTGCGTTATGAGTTCGCACGAGAATTTGCTCCCTACATCGGCATTAACTGGGAACGTAAGCTGGGCAAAACCGCCGATATGACCCGGGCTGATGGCGGGCACGTCAGTTCATTCAGCGCAGTAGGCGGCCTTCGCCTCTGGTTCTGA
- a CDS encoding copper-translocating P-type ATPase, producing the protein MTQREALHEHGHAHHNQGQHDQAGHEHSGGHAGHHAHMAEDFLNRFWISIALTIPILILSHMIQDFLGLGDALRFSGDTYISFVLSSVVFFYGGWPFLKGLYVELKERQPGMMTLIGVAITAAYVYSTLVVFAVEGQVFFWELATLVVIMLIGHYIEMKSVMSASRALEELAKLMPSEAHVLQEDGSTKDVPLEELMEGYNVLVKPGEKVPADGVVVDGKSSVNKSLMTGESKPVSKKQGDEVIGGSLNGQGSLTIEVNRTGEDSFLSQVINLVRQAQESKSRTQDLANRAAFWLTIIALGAGTLTFFAWTFFSTEDFVFALERTVTVMVIACPHALGLAVPLVVAVSTSLAAQNGFLIRNRTAFEEARNLGAIVFDKTGTLTHGEFGVTDVLTFNGFEDKDQLLKLAGSLEQNSEHPIARGIVKATDGLMKVEAFNSITGKGIEGRVDGKQVKVVSPGYLRENNIDLPTDQYEQLSGQGKTVVFVLIDDQLQGAIALGDSIREDSREAIQSLHEMGIQCIMLTGDNQQTAAYVANELGLDDFFAEVLPEEKAAKIKEVQQRGLKVAMTGDGVNDAPALAQADVGIAIGAGSDVAVETGDIILTQSNPRDVASLIALAKATYKKMVQNLWWATGYNAFAIPLAAGVLYTYGIILSPALGAVLMSLSTVIVAINARFLKIER; encoded by the coding sequence ATGACTCAGAGAGAAGCACTCCACGAACACGGTCACGCGCATCACAATCAGGGGCAACACGACCAGGCGGGCCATGAACATTCCGGCGGGCATGCCGGACATCATGCCCACATGGCCGAGGATTTCCTGAATCGGTTTTGGATATCCATTGCCCTGACCATTCCTATCCTGATTCTTTCTCACATGATCCAGGATTTCCTGGGGTTGGGGGATGCCCTTCGGTTTTCAGGTGATACGTATATCTCGTTTGTGCTTTCAAGTGTCGTCTTCTTTTATGGCGGTTGGCCATTTTTGAAGGGGCTCTACGTGGAGCTTAAAGAACGCCAGCCGGGAATGATGACCCTTATCGGTGTTGCCATTACGGCCGCCTACGTATACAGCACGCTGGTCGTCTTTGCCGTGGAGGGACAGGTCTTCTTCTGGGAGCTGGCTACCCTGGTTGTCATTATGTTGATCGGCCATTACATCGAGATGAAATCGGTGATGAGCGCCTCCCGTGCCCTGGAAGAGCTGGCCAAGCTGATGCCTTCGGAAGCGCACGTTCTGCAAGAGGATGGGTCCACCAAAGATGTCCCGCTTGAAGAGCTCATGGAGGGATATAACGTGCTGGTAAAGCCCGGAGAAAAGGTTCCAGCAGATGGAGTGGTTGTAGATGGAAAGAGTTCGGTCAATAAATCTTTAATGACCGGCGAATCCAAGCCCGTATCAAAAAAACAAGGCGATGAAGTAATCGGCGGATCCTTAAATGGGCAGGGCTCACTGACTATCGAAGTAAACCGAACCGGAGAAGATTCCTTCCTCTCACAGGTGATCAACCTCGTGCGACAGGCCCAGGAGAGCAAGTCCCGAACCCAGGATTTGGCCAACCGGGCTGCTTTCTGGCTGACAATCATTGCTTTGGGCGCCGGTACCCTCACCTTTTTTGCATGGACCTTCTTTAGCACCGAAGATTTTGTATTTGCCCTGGAACGCACCGTTACGGTAATGGTGATCGCCTGTCCGCATGCGCTGGGACTGGCTGTTCCGTTGGTCGTGGCCGTATCTACCAGCCTGGCTGCCCAAAATGGATTTCTTATCCGCAACCGTACCGCTTTTGAGGAAGCCCGCAATCTCGGAGCCATTGTTTTTGATAAAACAGGTACACTGACCCACGGCGAATTTGGCGTAACAGATGTCCTGACATTTAATGGCTTCGAGGATAAAGACCAATTGCTGAAACTGGCCGGTTCTCTGGAGCAAAATTCAGAACATCCCATTGCCCGGGGCATCGTGAAAGCCACAGACGGGTTGATGAAAGTAGAAGCGTTCAACTCCATCACGGGAAAAGGTATTGAAGGGCGCGTAGATGGCAAACAGGTCAAGGTGGTAAGCCCCGGCTACCTGCGTGAAAATAACATTGACCTTCCGACAGATCAGTACGAGCAGCTTTCCGGGCAGGGTAAAACGGTGGTCTTTGTACTGATTGACGATCAATTGCAGGGAGCCATTGCCCTGGGTGATAGTATCCGTGAAGATTCAAGAGAAGCCATTCAAAGCCTCCACGAAATGGGTATCCAGTGTATCATGCTTACCGGTGATAACCAACAAACAGCTGCTTATGTGGCCAACGAACTGGGATTGGATGATTTCTTTGCAGAAGTCCTGCCCGAAGAAAAAGCCGCTAAAATAAAAGAAGTGCAACAGCGCGGGCTCAAAGTAGCCATGACCGGTGACGGTGTGAACGACGCCCCCGCGCTGGCGCAGGCCGATGTGGGTATTGCTATTGGCGCGGGTTCTGATGTGGCTGTAGAAACAGGTGATATCATCCTGACCCAAAGCAATCCCAGGGATGTCGCGTCATTAATCGCACTTGCCAAAGCGACCTACAAGAAAATGGTTCAGAACTTGTGGTGGGCTACCGGCTACAACGCATTTGCCATACCACTAGCTGCAGGTGTTTTATATACCTATGGAATTATTCTGAGCCCCGCCCTCGGTGCCGTGTTAATGTCTCTCAGTACCGTAATCGTGGCTATCAATGCGCGTTTCCTGAAAATAGAACGTTAA
- a CDS encoding response regulator transcription factor, whose protein sequence is MWILLVEDEKQLAGNLKRGLVEEGHVVEVIHDGEEAELQGMVSDYDVVILDWRLPNRDGKQILQYWRKEGRDFPVLMLTALGDLDHKVSGLDAGADDYMSKPFSFEELLARVRALGRRKSEINDTETVSAGPIELDSRKHKLDICGVERTLRPKEFALLELLLKEPEAVFSKTQIAERVWGSAYHVSDNTIEATISTLRQKMGESLEECEEVSWDSSNSIIETIRGAGYRLNSELINKE, encoded by the coding sequence ATGTGGATATTATTGGTAGAGGATGAAAAACAGCTTGCCGGTAACCTCAAGCGTGGATTGGTAGAGGAGGGTCACGTTGTTGAAGTCATCCACGATGGAGAAGAAGCCGAGCTCCAGGGGATGGTCAGCGATTATGATGTTGTTATTCTTGACTGGCGCCTGCCTAACCGGGATGGCAAGCAAATCCTGCAGTATTGGCGAAAAGAGGGGCGGGACTTCCCTGTCCTGATGCTAACCGCGCTGGGCGATCTGGATCACAAGGTTTCGGGGCTGGATGCGGGCGCCGATGACTATATGAGCAAGCCTTTCTCCTTTGAAGAATTGCTGGCGCGGGTGCGTGCCCTGGGCAGACGAAAGTCCGAAATTAATGATACCGAAACGGTTTCGGCCGGACCCATTGAACTGGATAGCCGTAAGCACAAGCTTGATATATGTGGCGTAGAGCGGACGCTTCGTCCCAAGGAGTTTGCTCTGCTTGAGCTGCTGCTAAAAGAACCGGAAGCGGTTTTTTCGAAAACACAAATCGCCGAACGAGTTTGGGGTTCGGCCTATCACGTGAGCGATAATACCATTGAAGCCACGATTTCTACGCTCCGCCAAAAAATGGGGGAATCGCTGGAGGAATGTGAGGAGGTTTCATGGGATAGTTCCAATAGTATCATTGAAACCATTCGGGGCGCCGGATACCGACTTAATAGTGAGTTGATTAACAAAGAATGA
- a CDS encoding ATP-binding protein has translation MSRIGSSITSFFDRLSISKKLAFWYGLSLFVMLSLFGYFLYESFHQSIHHNYDRHLRFEAEQLLPHIDTSGDTLSIDLSGYSRNAALESGVEYGTYVRLYNPKGKLIYESPNFTDVDQPLETEIPNETSEISFSSQWQDMPARTLFYPITDNEGDFCGWLEVTGFEWTLHEEVNRFRRYLLVLIAISVAFSILGGYWLSHRALSPIASIIDAAKSITATDLDKRIPVNYQVRDELTDLAETFNMMLNRLQRGFEREKRFTSDAAHELMTPLSSLQSDAEIILRKPRSKEEYRETIQRMLTETRRMSEMVHLLLQLSRVESVHRSEPEIVNISRITEVVAGKYQQMAEEKEITFNVNIDKDLQVRAHGAYIEEIINNLLENALKYTPDGGHVDLQLQRSSGKAVIHLRDTGIGFDQETQKHLFERFYRANRQDVQESPGSGLGLPLVKAIVELYGGKIRAYSDGPGEGSTFVLELPLPEEEEA, from the coding sequence ATGAGCAGGATTGGGAGTAGCATAACGAGCTTTTTTGATCGCCTGTCCATCTCCAAAAAACTGGCGTTCTGGTATGGGCTGAGTCTCTTCGTGATGCTTAGCCTGTTCGGGTATTTTTTATATGAATCATTTCATCAGTCCATTCATCACAACTACGATCGCCATCTTCGGTTTGAGGCTGAGCAGTTGCTCCCCCATATCGATACCAGCGGAGATACGCTTTCCATTGATCTTTCGGGATACAGTCGCAATGCAGCACTTGAAAGTGGGGTAGAATATGGAACCTATGTGCGGCTATACAATCCCAAAGGAAAACTTATTTATGAGAGTCCAAACTTTACCGATGTTGATCAGCCGTTGGAAACAGAGATCCCTAATGAAACGTCAGAGATTTCCTTCAGCAGCCAGTGGCAAGATATGCCGGCCCGAACGCTTTTCTATCCCATTACAGATAACGAAGGGGACTTTTGTGGATGGCTGGAAGTAACCGGATTTGAGTGGACACTGCACGAAGAGGTAAACCGGTTCCGGCGATATCTGTTGGTTCTTATTGCAATAAGTGTCGCTTTTTCGATCCTTGGAGGTTATTGGCTCTCACACAGGGCACTCTCACCGATCGCCTCGATTATCGATGCAGCCAAATCCATAACGGCCACCGATTTGGATAAGCGCATACCCGTAAACTACCAGGTGCGAGATGAGCTTACGGACCTGGCGGAAACGTTCAATATGATGTTAAACCGCCTGCAAAGAGGTTTCGAGCGCGAAAAGCGTTTTACCTCAGACGCGGCCCACGAGCTGATGACCCCGCTCTCGTCCCTGCAAAGCGACGCGGAGATTATACTTCGCAAGCCGCGCTCAAAAGAAGAGTATAGGGAAACCATCCAGCGGATGTTAACAGAAACCCGCCGCATGAGCGAGATGGTGCACCTGCTGCTGCAGTTGTCAAGAGTGGAGTCGGTACATCGTTCGGAACCGGAGATCGTGAATATCAGCCGCATTACTGAAGTAGTGGCCGGTAAGTATCAACAGATGGCTGAAGAAAAGGAGATTACCTTTAATGTAAATATCGACAAAGATCTACAGGTTCGGGCCCACGGAGCTTATATAGAGGAGATCATAAACAATTTGCTGGAAAATGCATTGAAATATACCCCTGATGGTGGCCATGTAGACCTGCAGCTACAACGATCCAGCGGCAAAGCAGTAATTCATCTACGTGATACGGGCATTGGATTCGACCAGGAAACCCAAAAGCATTTATTTGAACGATTCTATAGGGCTAACCGACAAGATGTCCAGGAAAGTCCGGGCAGTGGATTGGGATTACCTCTCGTCAAGGCTATTGTCGAGTTGTACGGCGGAAAAATACGAGCGTATAGTGATGGGCCGGGAGAGGGCAGTACGTTTGTCCTAGAGCTGCCATTGCCGGAAGAGGAGGAAGCCTAA
- a CDS encoding class I SAM-dependent methyltransferase — protein MNKDTSHTQSRYDLIAPLYNLMEWPVEKLLFQNWRSDLWQQVEGLKVLEIGVGTGKNIPYYPDDIDLTAIDLSPKMLQRAKQLLTKHQKSNATLKEMDAQQMDFLDNSFDAVVATFVFCSVPDPVLGLREALRVTRPGGRLHLLEHMRADWSTLASVMDRLDAPFHYLSGVHIARETVTNVEKAGWQLQQVRDLTKGGIVKKIEGVKPR, from the coding sequence ATGAATAAAGACACCTCACATACCCAAAGTCGCTATGATCTTATAGCTCCACTATATAATCTTATGGAGTGGCCGGTAGAAAAGCTGTTGTTCCAAAACTGGCGCAGTGATCTTTGGCAACAAGTCGAAGGCCTAAAAGTATTGGAGATTGGAGTTGGAACGGGCAAGAATATCCCATACTACCCTGATGATATTGATCTGACGGCTATTGATTTGTCCCCCAAAATGTTGCAGCGGGCGAAGCAGTTGTTGACAAAACATCAAAAAAGCAACGCAACTCTCAAAGAGATGGACGCCCAGCAGATGGATTTCCTCGACAATTCGTTTGATGCGGTTGTCGCTACATTCGTGTTTTGCTCGGTACCTGATCCGGTGTTGGGCCTCCGGGAAGCGTTGCGTGTAACCCGCCCCGGCGGTCGGCTTCATTTGCTGGAACACATGAGGGCCGACTGGTCGACCCTGGCCTCGGTGATGGATCGGCTTGACGCCCCGTTCCATTACCTGAGTGGCGTACATATTGCCCGGGAGACCGTAACGAACGTAGAAAAAGCAGGATGGCAACTACAACAGGTCCGGGATCTAACGAAAGGAGGCATTGTTAAAAAAATTGAAGGCGTTAAACCACGTTAG
- a CDS encoding SHOCT domain-containing protein: MFFDHHFIGMHWIWWLIIIAIILLVVFNIIPYRPRTELEEDAMDILKKRFARGEIEREEFEEREKILKRSN; this comes from the coding sequence ATGTTTTTTGACCATCATTTTATAGGCATGCACTGGATCTGGTGGCTCATTATTATCGCCATCATCCTGCTGGTGGTTTTCAATATTATCCCCTACCGCCCCAGAACAGAACTGGAAGAGGATGCCATGGATATATTAAAGAAAAGGTTCGCCCGTGGTGAAATTGAACGTGAGGAATTCGAGGAACGGGAAAAGATCCTAAAGCGAAGTAATTAG
- a CDS encoding copper resistance system multicopper oxidase — protein MSGDHNSMTRRRFLQYTASMAAMAGISSVLPTYAFAGFGNREILTPEGPDNVIDLTIDKMPHKVDGKQGEAIGINGTVPGPLIRLKEGQDVLLRVTNELDEATSIHWHGILLPFQMDGVPGVSFDGIAPGETFEYRYPVRQNGTYWYHSHSGLQEQLGHYGPMIIDPADEDPVEYDRDYPVVLSDWTFEDPYKVLGNSVKMEGYYNYQKRDLGEFIKDTKQNGLGDTIKDYLSFGKMRMSATDLLDVTGATYTYLMNGRGPDSNWNALFKKGEKVRLRFINASAGTTAFDVRIPGLRMNVVAADGQNVEPVPIDEFRIGIAETYDVVVEPREEKPFTIFAESLDRSGYARGTLAPREGMEAPVPDLRPRPKRSMRDMGMMMSMGGMDMEGDDMEGMDHGDMNHGDMDHGDMEMSNDSKLPVKHGPDKHGPGAAAVAQNQFDRLDEPGIGLGNDGRRVLVYKDLKSLRPNRDTRDAQREVELHLTGNMERYMWSFDGKQFHQVDGPIEFKHNERLRLILVNDTMMEHPIHLHGMWMEMENGNGQYNPRQHTLLVQPAQRISALITPRDKGRWAFHCHILYHMERGMFRVVQVADEDGSIYGQDYS, from the coding sequence ATGAGTGGAGACCATAACAGCATGACACGCCGTCGATTTCTGCAATATACCGCTTCAATGGCTGCCATGGCAGGTATCAGTTCCGTGCTGCCCACCTACGCTTTTGCAGGATTTGGAAATCGAGAGATCCTAACACCCGAAGGACCTGATAACGTTATTGATCTTACCATTGACAAAATGCCCCACAAAGTCGATGGAAAGCAAGGAGAAGCCATAGGAATTAATGGAACGGTGCCCGGCCCTCTCATTCGACTGAAAGAGGGACAGGACGTATTGCTGCGAGTCACCAATGAATTGGATGAAGCAACCTCCATTCACTGGCATGGCATTCTACTCCCCTTCCAGATGGACGGAGTGCCCGGCGTAAGTTTTGACGGCATTGCCCCCGGCGAAACCTTTGAATACCGGTACCCGGTGCGGCAAAACGGCACCTACTGGTATCACAGTCACTCAGGGTTGCAGGAGCAGCTCGGTCATTACGGTCCCATGATTATCGACCCGGCAGATGAAGATCCGGTCGAATATGACCGAGATTATCCTGTCGTACTATCGGACTGGACGTTTGAGGATCCCTATAAAGTGCTGGGAAACAGTGTAAAAATGGAAGGTTATTACAACTACCAGAAACGAGACCTTGGCGAATTTATTAAAGATACCAAACAGAACGGACTGGGCGATACGATCAAGGATTATCTGTCTTTTGGCAAGATGAGAATGAGTGCCACCGACCTGCTGGATGTGACGGGTGCCACCTATACGTACCTGATGAACGGCCGCGGGCCCGACTCCAACTGGAATGCCCTGTTTAAGAAAGGTGAAAAAGTGCGGCTGAGATTTATCAATGCCTCGGCCGGCACCACAGCATTTGACGTTCGCATTCCCGGACTCCGGATGAACGTGGTTGCAGCCGATGGACAAAACGTAGAGCCGGTCCCCATTGATGAATTTCGCATCGGCATCGCCGAAACCTACGATGTAGTCGTGGAACCCAGAGAGGAAAAACCGTTCACTATTTTTGCCGAATCGCTGGACCGCAGCGGCTATGCCCGCGGCACGCTTGCACCCCGTGAAGGGATGGAAGCTCCGGTGCCTGACCTGCGTCCGCGACCCAAGCGCAGCATGAGAGACATGGGCATGATGATGTCCATGGGCGGTATGGATATGGAAGGCGACGACATGGAAGGAATGGACCATGGTGATATGAATCACGGAGACATGGATCATGGCGACATGGAGATGTCCAATGACTCCAAATTGCCCGTAAAGCATGGACCCGACAAGCACGGACCAGGCGCGGCTGCCGTTGCCCAAAACCAGTTTGACCGCCTCGATGAACCCGGTATCGGACTGGGTAATGACGGTCGCCGGGTGCTGGTTTATAAAGATCTGAAGAGCCTTCGGCCCAACAGAGACACCCGCGATGCCCAGCGTGAGGTGGAACTGCACCTGACCGGCAACATGGAACGCTACATGTGGTCGTTCGACGGCAAGCAATTTCACCAGGTGGATGGGCCCATCGAGTTCAAACATAACGAACGCTTGCGGCTGATACTGGTCAACGATACGATGATGGAACACCCCATTCACCTGCACGGTATGTGGATGGAGATGGAAAACGGTAACGGGCAGTACAATCCCCGACAGCATACCCTGCTGGTGCAACCGGCTCAGCGCATTTCGGCTCTCATTACGCCCCGCGACAAAGGGCGTTGGGCATTCCACTGCCACATCCTCTATCACATGGAACGGGGCATGTTCCGCGTAGTGCAGGTGGCCGACGAAGACGGCAGCATTTATGGACAGGACTATTCGTAA